GACCTTTAAAATATGAACAGGTACAGTAATATTCCAAGTTTCAGGGGCAGCCTGCAGTCATGTAGATTTATAAATATGCAATGATATGCAATTCACCTGAAGGTATATATCAAGTCATGATACATTGTGTAATTGTGACTGAAACCATCAAAAACAAAGATTAGTTCAAGTAAGACGATCAAAAGCACGACACCAACGTCAAACAAACTATATTCTCTCAACAAGCCAAATGCAGTAAATCTTGTAGACCACAGGTTGAAAAGTCCATTCTCATTTTTCACTCTGATGAAGACAAAGTAGTGCTGAGACGTTGGTCTGTTTGCACTATGAAAGGATGCAGATCAAGTGATAACTATGTGCATTGTGCTCCCATTCTTTTTCCCCTCTGAAGTCCTTGGTCTGAAAAGCACCTGATTCAGCTGCACATTGCGAGAAGATGTGCTGAAAATCCCTTTTCATCcatcttcattttattttctgttccagTGTCTTCTTCCCTTATAGTGTTCAGATTTCAACACTGTGAGGTACTACAACTCTGCGCAATGTAGCAAATCTGATGCATttgcaacacaaataaaaatatgaaaataaagcatGTTACTATGAAATCACAATGAAATTGTGCGATTGTACTGTTCTGATTCAGTAAAATGTACAGTTGCTTGAAGAGGCATTCTAGCAATAGAGTTGGGGAAGTCACGGGAgacggataaaaaaaaaaaagaatggtcaGAATTGATGCTGCAGAGGatgagatatcctgactttcaTTAGTATGTGTCACGCTCCCAAAACTCAGGATTCTacatcccataatgcaacaAGGATGTTTCATAAGACACCACTGCCTCTTATATGTCCACTTCAAACCCCACAACTCATGTCTGTAATGCAGACTCTGTTCAAAATGTTGAATCTTAACtatgtcatcagggttattttttcaaactttgGAAAACTCCTGCAGCGATAAAGAGGACAGAAAACTGTAACTCCTTATGATGAGTAAACTGAACGTCAAGTGTGAAATTGGTGGAGTGCCCCCTTAATGATATGGTTGCACAGACCTCTATTCAATCAGTCATTACATGCATGAACACTATGGGTTTCCCAGCATGAAGTTAACCTGTTATTGCCGTGTTTTGTCATAAAACAACCTACTGGATGAAACAGGGATGTGAattttgtaaattgaataaACCATAACATTTGATACAACTAAACCTCACACTGTATAGAAATTATTTCACCCAAAACGACTGTCACACACCAAATAATCACAACCTCATTTGGCCATTAACAGTTAAAGTATTAGCTATTTCACCTGATGTCACCTGGCCAGAGTGCAGTTTAATATTATCTGTCACTATGGCAACAATACACAGTGCTTTGAGAGCCCTCCAAACAGCAGCCACCCTTTGCCTGAATATAAACTGACCGATTCCCAGGTTGATAGTGTTGCCTGATATGAACAGTGAGGTGACGGTGAAGGAGACAGAATAACTGAAGTAAAAGTCTGGGGCGAACATGTAGGCGAAAGAATCTAAGAGATGGAAAGTGTCATAGAGGAAGTAGAACACTCCTTGAGAGATCCCAGTGATGGTGACTCTCATCTGTCTTTGAATCCTCGGTGTGTAGAAGCAGCTGCCACTCTGCGCCACGTTCCTCATGTGTCTAAATAGGTAGTGGGCTGTGGAAAAGCTAGAAACTGTCATGATACACAGACAGATCAGGATATGCACGTTGATGATGAAGAAACAAACTTGGCTTGAGAAGTACACTTCATCAGGTCTATGTGCATACCCTGTACCGTTAATGCAAGTGAAGCCACTGAATACATCTGGAATATTCATGACACTATTGAACAAAAAAAGGGTCCCATCGAGAAGCAAAGCCACGTAGATGAAAGACCTGATGTTCCTCTTTACCCAGATCGAAAGAGCTCGATTTGCAGGGACAATCTGGATGTAGTAGAAGAAGTTCAGCCAAACATAACACGTCGTGCTGCTATACATAAAGTAGTAGCACAACCACCCACAATATGATGAACATTTCAAAGCTTCTCCTTTGCTTGAACACACAATACATT
This genomic interval from Seriola aureovittata isolate HTS-2021-v1 ecotype China chromosome 11, ASM2101889v1, whole genome shotgun sequence contains the following:
- the LOC130177665 gene encoding taste receptor type 2 member 8-like, which produces MYSSTTCYVWLNFFYYIQIVPANRALSIWVKRNIRSFIYVALLLDGTLFLFNSVMNIPDVFSGFTCINGTGYAHRPDEVYFSSQVCFFIINVHILICLCIMTVSSFSTAHYLFRHMRNVAQSGSCFYTPRIQRQMRVTITGISQGVFYFLYDTFHLLDSFAYMFAPDFYFSYSVSFTVTSLFISGNTINLGIGQFIFRQRVAAVWRALKALCIVAIVTDNIKLHSGQVTSGEIANTLTVNGQMRL